The Gemmatimonas sp. region ACCTGAGCGGCTGCGCTCCGAGCCGTAGCTCCGAACTGCATAACGATCGCTGCTGCGGACGGGGCTGATTCAGGATGGCGGCTGGCTCGCTGCGCTCGCCTGCCGCATTGTTATGAGGCCCGCCGCAGAGCGGGGGCGTTATGCCGGTGGCCAACGGGACGGAGTGCCTCTGGCGAGTAGTGCGCCAATGGCGTATAGTTCTCCATGCGCTTCGTCGAGACGCCCATCTTCACGGCGGCCCTCCGCCGTCATCTCGATGACGAGCCGTATCGCGCGCTCCAGGCGGCCTTGTACCTGCGTCCGGAGCAGGGGGCGCTGATTCCCGGCGGTGGCGGACTGCGCAAGCTTCGCTGGGGCGCCGAGGGGCGTGGGAAGCGGGGCGGTGTCCGCACCATCTACTACTGGGCGGCCGCCGACGGCGTTTGTTACATGCTGTACCTGTACGCGAAGAATGAGCAGGGTGATCTCACCCCCACGCAGCTGCGCACGCTCGCTCGAGTGGTGCGCGAGGAGTTCAAGTGAAGGCCGACGCATTCGACGAGTTGCTGGAGAGCGTGCGCCAGGCGGGGGCGATCCGTCGCGGCGAACGGAAGCCGACTCGCTCTCGCACGTTCAAGCCGACCGATGTCAAAGCGGTGCGCGCCGACCTCGGGCAGTCGCAGGCGGAGTTTGCGCTGATGATCGGCGTGAGCGTGGCCACGCTCCGGAACTGGGAGCAGGGCCGCCGCGTACCAGATGGTCCCGCGCTCGCCTTGCTGCAGGTCGCGGCGCATAATCCCGCGGCGGTCGTTGAGGCATTGCATCGTCCCAAGCGGCGCGGCGCGGCATAACGGGTCGCTGCTGCCGACGGGCCTGTTCTCAGGATGGCGACTGGCTCGCTGCGCTCGCCTGTCGCCTTGTTATGAGGCCCCGCGGCAGACCTTGGCGTTGGGTAGACACACGGAGATTACGGGATGGATAAGGTCAGTCTGGCCGAGAAACTCGGACTCATCAACGAGCATTGGCGTCCGAAGGTCATTGGTGAGCTCAACGGCCAAGAAGTAAAACTCGTCAAATTCAAGGGCACGTTCGTTTGGCATCACCATGATTCCGAGGATGAGTTGTTCCTTGGTGTGAGTGGCACGTTTCGAGTGGAGTTCAGAGACCGAACGGTCGAGATGGGACCGGGCGAGTTCATCATCGTGCCCCGGGGGGTGGAACATCGAACGGTCGCTGACGAGGAAGCCGCTATCCTCGTCTTCGAGCCTGCGGCGACACGGAACACGGGCGACATTGAGGACGGCGAGTTTACTGCACCCACGGGAGTGCGACTCTGACTTCGGCGCCACCCAACAATGCTTGCTGTTGTCGAGCGGACCGGCCATCCGCGCAGGGTGAACCATCGTGCGGTCCGCTCGCAACAGAAGCCCGCGTTATGCA contains the following coding sequences:
- a CDS encoding type II toxin-antitoxin system RelE/ParE family toxin, giving the protein MRFVETPIFTAALRRHLDDEPYRALQAALYLRPEQGALIPGGGGLRKLRWGAEGRGKRGGVRTIYYWAAADGVCYMLYLYAKNEQGDLTPTQLRTLARVVREEFK
- the nadS gene encoding NadS family protein, with protein sequence MKADAFDELLESVRQAGAIRRGERKPTRSRTFKPTDVKAVRADLGQSQAEFALMIGVSVATLRNWEQGRRVPDGPALALLQVAAHNPAAVVEALHRPKRRGAA
- a CDS encoding cupin domain-containing protein, with the protein product MDKVSLAEKLGLINEHWRPKVIGELNGQEVKLVKFKGTFVWHHHDSEDELFLGVSGTFRVEFRDRTVEMGPGEFIIVPRGVEHRTVADEEAAILVFEPAATRNTGDIEDGEFTAPTGVRL